Sequence from the Orcinus orca chromosome 11, mOrcOrc1.1, whole genome shotgun sequence genome:
CGTCACTTGGAGAGAGTGTGTTGGGAAGGAAGGGCAGAGCGGAGAGCGGAGCCGCTGCAGCTGCCGCGGCTGCAGCGAAGGCAcaagggctggggaggtgggtccGCGCGCCCCGGCGCCGGGGCGGCCCCAGGGCCCTCTCGCAGGCCAGCGGCGCGGCTCGGAGGGAGGCGGTGGCGGCCGCGGCGGCGGGAACGGCGACCTTGGCCAGTGGAGCCCGCGGTGGCCGTAGGGCGGAGGCCGAGCCCCGCCAGGCGTCTTGGCCGAGCCGGAGGGAGGCGCATCTGGCGCTTGGGTCCCAGCGGCGGCCGGGGGTCTGGAGCTGCTGGAGGAGCGCCGCGGGAGCTGGGACGTGCTGACCGGTCTGGAGGGCGGACCCCCGCGTCCCGGAGCCCAGTCTGGGGAGGGCGGGGGCGCGAAGCCACGCTTCTTTCCTGGCGTCCAGCTGCACACGCGCCAGGCTGCGGTTCCAGGTACCACAAGCTGTATCTAGCATCGGGCGCGGATAACTGGGGGCGCGGAGCCGAACCCTCCGCGCCCAGGTCACCTCCCCAGACCTAGCCCGGTGAAGACCAGGGCTTCGGGGCTTAGGGACCCGACGTCGGTCGTACCGCGAGCCCCACCCCGAAAAGAAGGCGCCGCCGAGAGCTGGGAGGCGGCGCCGCGCCCGGGAGGTCGTGTCGTGGGCGCCGTCCTAGTGGCGGGGAGCGCACCGCGGAGGGGACATGCGATCGGAGAAATCCCTTACGTTGGCGGCGCCGGGGGAGGCCCGTGGGCCGGAGGGGGAGCAACAGGATGCCGGAGACTTCCCGgaggccggcggcggcggcggcggctgctgtAGTAGCGAGCGGCTGGTCATCAACATCTCCGGGCTGCGCTTCGAGACGCAGCTGCGCACCCTGTCGCTGTTCCCCGACACGCTCCTGGGGGACCCCGGCCGCCGTGTCCGCTTCTTCGACCCGCTGAGGAACGAGTACTTCTTCGACCGCAACCGGCCCAGCTTCGACGCCATCCTCTACTACTACCAGTCGGGGGGCCGGCTGCGGAGGCCGGTCAACGTGCCGCTGGACATCTTCCTGGAGGAGATCCGCTTCTACCAGCTCGGGGACGAGGCCCTGGCTGCCTTCCGCGAGGACGAGGGCTGCCTGCCCGAGGGTGGCGTGGACGAGAAGCCACTGCCCTCCCAGCCCTTCCAGCGCCAGGTGTGGCTGCTCTTCGAGTACCCGGAGAGCTCGGGGCCCGCCCGGGGCATCGCCATCGTCTCGGTGCTGGTCATCCTCATCTCCATCGTCATCTTTTGTCTGGAGACGCTGCCGCAGTTCCGCGCAGATGGTCGAGGTGGAAGCAATGGTGGTGGTGTCTCCCCGGTGTCCAGGGGCagccaggaggaagaggaggatgaagaCGATTCCTATACGTTTCATCCTGGCATCACCGCGGGGGGAATGGTGGCAGGGGGCTCATCCCCACTAAGTACCCTTGGGGGCTCCTTCTTCACCGACCCCTTTTTTCTGGTGGAGACGCTGTGCATTGTCTGGTTCACCTTCGAGCTGCTGGTGCGCTTCTCCGCCTGCCCCAGCAAGCCAGCCTTCTTCCGCAACATCATGAACATCATCGACTTGGTGGCCATCTTCCCCTACTTCATCACCCTGGGCACCGAGCTGGTGCAGCAGCAGGGACAGCAGTCCGCCAGTGGAGGCGGCGGCCAGAACGGGCAGCAGGCCATGTCCCTGGCCATCCTCAGAGTGATCCGCCTGGTCCGGGTGTTCCGCATCTTCAAGCTGTCCCGCCACTCCAAGGGGCTGCAGATCCTGGGCAAGACCCTGCAGGCGTCCATGCGGGAGCTGGGTCTGCTCATCTTCTTCCTGTTCATCGGAGTCATCCTCTTCTCCAGCGCCGTCTACTTCGCAGAGGCCGACGATGACGATTCGCTCTTTCCCAGCATCCCGGATGCCTTCTGGTGGGCCGTGGTCACCATGACCACAGTAGGTTACGGGGACATGTACCCCATGACGGTGGGGGGCAAGATCGTGGGCTCACTGTGTGCCATCGCCGGGGTCCTCACCATCGCCCTGCCCGTGCCCGTCATCGTCTCCAACTTCAACTACTTCTACCACCGGGAGACCGAGCAGGAAGAACAAGGCCAGTACACCCACGTCACTTGTGGGCAGCCTGCCCCGGACCTGAAGGCAGCCGACAACGGACTTGGCAAGGCTGAATTCTCGGAGGCCACCCGGGAGCGGAGACCCAGCTACTTTCCCACTCCACATCGGGCATATGCAGAGAAGAGGATGCTCACCGAAGTTTGACGGATGCAGGCCGGGCCTGCACGGAAGGAAGGACACTGGACAAACAATCCCTTAGGGCTCCTTGTCATTCTCCACTACTCGCACCCCAGCTCCAGGTGACTTCCTgactccccccccacccctacACCCAGTGGCTGGCGCCAGGACCACACACCTGGACTCTCAATCTTGTTACTTGACCCCTGCAGCATCCAAGGTTTCTCCATCTAAGTGGCATTTTCCGAACTCTAACGGTGCCACCCATTCGTGCCCATCTTCTGTCACATGGATGAGATTTCCATCTGACCTTCGTCCCTCAAGACTCTGATTTTTCATGTCTGGGACTTGTAATATCTCTAGGAAGAGCGATGTTGACGAGATGgaaaccaggcacacctgggtccTTTTTCGCCTTAGCGTCTGTGGCTTTGGGGCATGCACCTGTCTTAGCTTCTGGCCACACGGTAACTGGCAGAAATGGGTGGACAGAAACAGTACTCctcctttgttttcctccagcGCCCTGTAACACCGGCTGCTCATCCTGAAGAGGACCCCTGGGAGAGCCTTCAGCTGCCCAGCCTGATACTACGCTATACATCTCTAATCTTGGATGGAATTAGAGAAACTACAATTACACTGGGCCATTTGGAGGATGTGAGAGTCAGTCCTGGACCAAAGGGGCCAATGGATTCTTCCAGGTGCGATCTGGCACGGTGGACACATCAGTCTTTGGTCTGCACCTCGTTCTCCCCACTCTGATCCCCTGACCCTCTCGAGCTTCCGGGAAGGCTCCTCAGAGCCAAATACTCTTCCTGTGCAGAGGAACTGGCAAAGGGGAACCCACAGAGCTGGGAGAAATGGCTGGATATAATCAAGCAGGCTTGACCGCTCATCAGAAGAGAGGCGCCACGGAGACAGTACCATCTAGGGGGGCAGAGGAGTCTTCTGCAGACAGCAGATTTCTCTCTCTCGCTTCCCCTGACCCTCTCTAGTCCTCCACCCTTCTTCCTGGGAGTCTGACTTAGGATTGCTGTTGAAGGCTTTCTAAAGCAGACTCCAGCCTAAACCCACAGACAGGTAGCAGCACACATTGGATGCTAgcgtgggctttttttttttcctttccatttcgtGGGCAATGAGACAGGTGGTTTAGAGTAAGGAAGAAGCATTATTCCTTTGCTGACAGCCTCACTGTTCGAGGCTTTTGCTGAGTCAAGCAAACATTCTCCTGCTCTGGCCCTGGAGCTGCAGCCCACAGCTCTCACTGGTAAGGAGCCACTTAGACCAAGTCATCTTCTTCCGTTGTGAACCCCTGTTTCTGTCCCCTCATCACATTGTCATTCATTTGTTGCCTTGATCAACTGTGATGCACTGTTCTGAGCTCTCCTGGGTACAGTTCAGAAACCGGAAGGACTGttaatgagtttttaattttataaactaGGCTTTAAGGCTCCttgataagaattttttaaaaaatcttttctcaaAGAGCAAACTTATGAGGGACAGACAGCCTCTTGAGGGTTTTCTTGAGAGACGCTGTCCGGATGTTGCCACACTTTACAGGGTAACTTGGGTGCCACAGtccctctttgtgcctcagtctccccacccaTTCAATGGGAACATTCatgtcttccccccacccccacctcatgGGGAATGGCCCGTGAGAACTCATCTGGGAGGCTGGGGATGACGCTATGCAAATGTGTGAACTTCCGTAATGGTTTCTAGTTCATTACCACGTTTCCCCATCCCCCACAGGCAAGGCCTCCCCCGAGAGTTCCTGCCTTGGATCCAGAGCCCATGCACAGGCCATTCTGGGCCATTAGCTCTTTAAATCCCTCCCTAGCCTCTCAAACTGGGCCTTGGTCTTTCTTCTTACCTTTTGGCCAGGAGGATGCTCTCTTTGGAGCGATCCAGTGGGATCCTTTTGGGGCCAGACACCATCATCTTGATTGGGAGCTTGGCTTCTCCAAACCTGAAATGCAGGAGGAGATGCTCATGATTCAGACACTTGCTCTGAGCCCATAGAATGCCAGGTTTCCAAATGTCTTCTGGAATATTACTCCTGGCAATTCGGGGGAAAGAGGAGGCCCACGCAGAGGCAAAAGCGATGCTCCCGGCGAGGGTAATGTTGGAACACGTATGCATgtgtctctgtatgtgtgtgtgtgtcatcctCATCACCATTTCCTTTTCAAGTCAGAGCATGCCCGAAAGTAAAGGGTTTATGGAGAGCTGGGCTCTCCAGGGACTCTGGTTGCCGTAGCAACCTTCCAGACTGTTCTCTCTATCTTCTGATTTGGGCAGCCAGGGAGAACAGGAGACTACGTATTCCCAGCTTCTAAAAGGGGGACGCCTCTCACATATGGCTTTAGGGGCTGGTAGGGCTAGGACAGGGATGCGTGACCTTCGGAAAATGAAGGGGAAGTGGGTCCCCAAAGATTCCTATCTGGACCTTTCTTCCTGGCTTCCCCACCCAGTCACTGAAGCTGCCTCATCCCACCCCTGAGTCTTCAGAAACTTGAATGCCAAGCAACTGCCGGTGAAAGCAATGTCCATATTATTGTTTTTGAAATGGCCTTGGAGGGGACTAGCTTCTCCCGAGGTAGTCAAGCTGGGCCTCGCCAAGGGTCATACTAGTTTTAGTCCATAATAGCACTGCGGGGCACTCACGTCCTCAGAGAGAGGCTCCTCCCAGcactgagagagacagagaaatgatGCTTCTGCTTCCCAAGGAACAGTCTAGCTCTTGGGAGGAATCTCATAGGTGGTTCATCTTAAGATGTCGAAGAAAAACTGAGAGGCGGTGACCTGACCTAGTTCCTGTGAAGGATTCTGCCAAGTGACCCCCTCTGACTCTGAGCCTCTTGACGTGGATTTTGCTCCCTGAGCGCCGCGACAATCTGCGCCCAGTGTGGCTGTGACAGCTGGGGTGGCGATTCCGCAGCTGCCAGCAGAGGGGTTCAGGTCATCGTTACGCCTGACTCGGGCCCACAGGAGCGCCCAGAGGTCTTCCTGGATCTGTGAAGCTCGGCTGAGACGTGGGAGGTGACTCCTGCCAGATCGGCCCCAGGAGAGAAGGGGACAGCTGGCCGTCTTGGCACCCGAGGTAGGTTCTCCTGTTGGGGAATATCCTTCAGGCCAAATGAGAACAGGGGTGGGAAGGGCCAGAGGGAGGGCGGGAGAGGGTgtgtctgggggagggggaggctttGGTTTCCTTTCCTCAGCGGCCACCTCGCTCTCTGTGTGTTTTTGTCTGCATGTACTTTACTCTCCTTCTCTGTTTCTGTTCCCACACTGGTACCTCCCTCCTTCATccccttcatatatatatatatatagatagatatagatataatttttgtatttattttggccgcgccgggtcttcgttgcggcacgcatgtgggatctagttccctgaccaggaattgaacccaggcctcctgccctggaagcatagagtcttacccactggaccaccagggaagtaccccctCATCCCCTTCTAATCACCCCCTTTTCTCTGtactttccccttccttcttttattcaGTGTCACTTCCTCTGCCTTGTGTTTCGTTCTCACGTCTCTGATTTTCCCCCATCTGCTGTTTGAACTTCTTCTGCCTCCTCTGTgtatctttctctctgtctctctcttacaTTCTCAGGGGCTGGGAGCACCTTGGGCATTTCCCTTGAGGTTGCTCGTTGGACTCTAGGACGGCTGTGACCTAGGGTGTTTGCTCAGAAGGTTGTTCTCCAGCTGGAGGACCCCCTTTTTCCTGTCATCTGGGTACAGCATCCTTCCCTAGGGTACTCACCTCTGTGGGCAGAGTCCCGAGCTTCTGGAGCAAGGGGAGATTGCTGTGGGTTTAGAAGATGTTTCGGACAAAATTTCTTGAATCTGCAAGGATAAaatagagaaggagagagagagagaaggaacctGATAGCAATACATTTCAGAGAAATACTTTGTGTAGCATAGGACTATGCTCACCTCAGGGTCCCCCAACCTTAAGGAGCTTACAGAAAGGTTCAAGACAATGGCACAGTGGAAACagtgaaataaacacagaaaagagGGCTTAGGAGGAAGGCATAGCGTGGAATTAGACTAGAAAAGGTCTTCATTCAAGGGCGACTTTCTGACTGCCCTTAATTCACTTGAAGGGTCTCAGAGCTGTCTCTCTTGTCCCCTGAAggcagaagaaaagcaaaggacaTAAATGTCAGTGGTGCAAGGTGCGGGGGACACTCCTTGGCATGATGGGTTAAGATTCACCAACCGGTCCAGAGGGAAGCTTGTGCATCTCCTTGCTGGAGGTCGTGTAGGCTGAGTCCCACCTGCATCAGGATATCAGGCGGCTTTTGGAGGGTAAGGGACATTTTCTAAAGGAGGATTGTGGTGACAGTTGTACAGCTCTATAAGGCAACCCAAAAAAGTCActgaattgttaaaaaaaaaagtgacgtGAGACTAATAACCTCAGAGTTTCACCTCTTGTCTGGGAGATGCTTTGGTTTTATAAATCTAGAGGTTAAGCCTCTCTAAAGATGGACCAGACTGCGTATTCAGGATGGAatgacagttttttttctctGCCACACGGGGACACTTTAGAACTTTCATACAGTTGCTGCCTGCTCCTCCCTTCCAGTGCCAagagctgtttgttttcttttgttctgaatTTTGACAATGAAACCTTTGTGGGACTGACATGCCCCTTTCTTTTGGCTCTGAAGACAGGCCAAGCCATTCCTGGTCCTT
This genomic interval carries:
- the KCNA6 gene encoding potassium voltage-gated channel subfamily A member 6, with product MRSEKSLTLAAPGEARGPEGEQQDAGDFPEAGGGGGGCCSSERLVINISGLRFETQLRTLSLFPDTLLGDPGRRVRFFDPLRNEYFFDRNRPSFDAILYYYQSGGRLRRPVNVPLDIFLEEIRFYQLGDEALAAFREDEGCLPEGGVDEKPLPSQPFQRQVWLLFEYPESSGPARGIAIVSVLVILISIVIFCLETLPQFRADGRGGSNGGGVSPVSRGSQEEEEDEDDSYTFHPGITAGGMVAGGSSPLSTLGGSFFTDPFFLVETLCIVWFTFELLVRFSACPSKPAFFRNIMNIIDLVAIFPYFITLGTELVQQQGQQSASGGGGQNGQQAMSLAILRVIRLVRVFRIFKLSRHSKGLQILGKTLQASMRELGLLIFFLFIGVILFSSAVYFAEADDDDSLFPSIPDAFWWAVVTMTTVGYGDMYPMTVGGKIVGSLCAIAGVLTIALPVPVIVSNFNYFYHRETEQEEQGQYTHVTCGQPAPDLKAADNGLGKAEFSEATRERRPSYFPTPHRAYAEKRMLTEV